gatgtgtgtgtgtggattgagtgagcaccttccgaaaataaaaaaaaatatgctgatcatttagtaaaagttctaaaacaattgtaaaacgaatctctgaatttgtaaaaagataaatcaaaagatacagccattaacatgtgctcactcagttctcacaaactaccaacgaaaacagtgaatatattcatttaacatataatatttatatactaacatttagtaaaaaataggccaacctacctctataaatattagatcacctagtgacgtattaaattttttacaaatagtttcttatgctcactcaatccacacacttttgaaaagccgaattttgataaaaaacataagatttagaccgctattatatgtgtatagtttagtaaaagtgaaatgggaaactccccaatctcaatatgacaatgggaaggtggagaaaatcaggagccgacatagtgtggtcaccctacttgatacatttgtatgagaaaagttatgtctgaatatctttaaaactagacaacgaatataaaatattagatggtggatatttagtaaaaatttttactaaatgttgaagtactttcgagtgtcttaggtgctacaaatcgtaagatatttacatttttaactttctcaaaacgtgtggactgagtgagcacttacaaaaatttattataaaaaaacctgacacgttagtggttcgttttgtattttacaaattcccatttcacttttactaaactatacacatataatagcggtctaaatcttatgtttttcatcaaaattcggcttttcaaaagtgtgtggattgagtgagcataagaaactatttgtaaaaaatttaatacgtcactaggtgatctaatatttatagaggtaggttggcctattttttactaaatgttagtatataaatattatatgttaaatgaatatattcactgttttcgttggtagtttgtgagaactgagtgagcacatgttaatggctgtatcttttgatttatctttttacaaattcagagattcgttttacaattgttttagaacttttactaaatgatcagcatatttttttttattttcggaaggtgctcactcaatccacacacacactgtTAAGATTAGATGTACTCTAACAAAAATAGGTACTGAGttcaatactagcttttaaAGAAAGGGTCTTATCACATTTGGGATTTGTGAGCGAGTTGCAAGCGAGGCGAAAATACACTGTTACTACGGATATCGTTACCCACTCGCGATGAATTCGTTACAGGCTCGCGACGAACTCGCTACGCGTTCGCTTCGCTTTCAACTCGCCCGCAAATCGCAAGTTCTACTTATATAAGGCCCAAACTTAAATATTGTCCGGAAATGCTCGCGGACTTCGTTTGCATCTtcacgatgattttttttactctTCGATTGGCTATTAGGCTATTACcatatctcggacactggcgatcaaatatatgaaagaggcgcgttcctagcacacattctaagctcgtgtaggtgaacgagtaCCATGGTTGTGTgagtgacaggtcgactgttggcgtttttgacaggtggtaactgtgaggtagccgagagggggtgggtggcactttcagcggggagcgggagtggccatactgtacgatagtactctttattatactgtgctattacCGTCTAACAATTATTATTGTCTTGACTACTGCGGCATATATTTTATCACTATGAAACGAATGGaacaaataaatgaatgaaaatatacagcgtgtctgtgtgtgtatgataaataataaataggtacttaatatgttttatatgggaaggcggggaaaatcaggagccgacatagcgtggtcaccctacatgatacatttgtatgagaaaagttatatctgaatatctttaaaaccagacaacgaatataaaatattagatggtggatatttagtaaaaatttttactaaatgttgaagtactttagattttctgtggtgctacaaatcttgagatatttacatttttaactttcttaaaacgtgtggactgagtgagcacttacaaaaatttattataaaaaacctaattaatataaaattcgttttgtattttacaaattcccatattacttttactaaactatacacatatactagcggtctaaatcttatatttttcatcaaaattcgggttttcaaaagtgtgaggattgagtgagcataagaaactatttgtaaaaaattaattaaattggcatattttttactaaatgttagtatatgaatattatatgttaaatgaatacattcactgttttcgtcggtagtttgtgagaactgagtgagcacacaGTTAATAagtgtatcttttgatttatctttttacaaattcagagattcgttttacaattgttttagaacttttactaaatgatcggcatatttttttttattttcggaaggtgctcactcaatccacacgcacacggAAAAACCTTATAAAAAATTAGGTGCGTGCTGGAAAAGGATTAataaaaagccataaaattaaaataaacaatagcAGTACCAAGGACTCGATCAGCTTGCTTTTTATCACACAACTATATAAATTCCTTctttgtattaagtatatatcgtcactacttttaaaaaaacttgtatcttcgtctgtcaatgaaaagaaaattgtgaaaatgcatatagacttactgcgttttaactttgaggagaagcgtgagatacgagattttttcaaagtactgACGATATTATTCAATTACTGACGAGCcgacggaaactttccaaaattctgaaattttcacataggaaaacttcgggaactttccatactttgtatggacagttGTATCAATAGAAACTttcaatttcataaatttaaattccctttatttttcgtgaaagtttcgtgatttttttaagaaatttaagatttttttggaaagtttccgcaacttgcataTCACTATATTCAATCATgtcacataaaatataaaattcgcAAAAGAACTAATTACCTTTCCAGTATTTGTCCCTGTCGAATTGAATCATATTGTTTTCCAGGTACAATAAGGTCTTTTTCTTCGACATCCCTTCTATTTCCTTTCACGAGTACTGGACAAACCCAGCATATAAAAAAACGCGATATTATATTAGGATCACTTCTTTTCTTTTCCGCTCCATCTTTAGGGACTTTACTCAAATTATCCATATTTATTCAAGTACATCAAAATATAGAATTATATTGCACTTTCAACTaactatttgattttatttattttttaagtgtttTATATCTTAAACAAGACATTCCAATTAAAAAGCTGATTGGAGTCTACTAATCTATCAAAAGATATGAACCATATATCGTTTATTAATTAGATTACTTATCGCCGTGACGCCTTCCTTATCGGTCTTTGCATCATAGTGTGCTGCCTCCCCACCCTCTGGCAAACGCAAATATCCTGCATGGCCCATTTGTATTTAGAGTGAAATGAGAATTAATGTCACCGACCTATCTAAGAGATATGCCCGGCTGTTGACATAATACCTAGGGTTCGGGAAAGAATAAAGAAACaccagtattttatacaaaattctttattatgtACACCCTAAATAAAATCTAACTCAGTAACTTGGTAGAGCAAGATTTGGTTCGTTAAACTGTTATTTACATGAAGTTCAGTTCGATCATAAAACCTAGGAAAAACACAGATCCTATGTGTAACATCATCCATAGATCAAACTAATTTAAAGATAAACCTAATATATAGATCAAAACCACCACCAAACAAATtgttgtaaacaaaaattattactCAGTAAATGTGTGACTCTTAATGCTATACCTAGAACTGAAACTAAAACTGGATCTGGCAAATGTTGCAATCATGAGTTAGGCTTTCAAGTATTCCTTTTTTGGTTATTAACTTTTGAATAGAAAGgttttaaattaagattttaactGTAAAACGAAACAAACCAAAAGGAAAAACCAAAAACCAACACAATAGGTACCTGCTATCGCTGAAGTCCCCGAAGAAACACTCCGTTCCTGGCTCCGGATTCATTAGTGAAGTATGAACATTCTCCTCCCCTACAATAGAAATAGAATAATAAGAACCACGTTTATAAGCTAAAGAATTTCCCTGCTTCTTCTAAGATTGAACTACGGTAAGACTTACCGGAAAATACTTCAGCAGACCAGCATTGAAATTATTAGGTCTCGGCACAACCACCGAAACGCCAACGCATATCAGCAACAGCTGTAGTCCCGGTAGTCTGAGGACCTATTGCTCCTGTCCTCGATGTTGGAACTATGCATTTCCAAAACACCAAATTAAAACTTTTCCTTATTATGCATCTATAAACTTCCTCGAGATGCATATGCCAATAAACATCATTattatcttataaaattaatttctgcACATATTTAGTAAGAAAGCGCCTTTTCTTCACGTCCAGAATTTTCCATCTCCCATTCATTTGTTCTTTCTCTATCCAAATTCAAATTCCCCACCATAGAGGTAACTAGCAAAAAAGTCCTGAATAAACTAGATGAACAAAACCTTTATGCTGAAACTATAAAATAGACTGAAAGTATaggaatgtaattttattaatttaactagaacatataaaatcataaaagtacaAAATTACATACCACGTTAGTAACACTGATACTCACTAGGTGTCGCTACGTGACattaacatataattataatatacaagtAGGGCATAAAGCACCACAGATAGAAGTAGAGATGGGGCATTTAATTCCCGAGCTGTATAGGTACTCTATTTTCATATCGATTATCGGTTTTCGATTTTTATAGGTTTTGTAGTAATAGTATGCCAAGTTATGTCTGACCGGTTACAGGAGCGTCACGCGTCATtgtcataaatgtcataatgaggcaatttttttttatcagatTTTTTGGTTAACTTGAAGTTTTGTGGTTAAATAATTAGGCGGATAGTATATTATAACTTTACTTGTTACCAAATATACAACATTTcaatatttaatactaagtaacAGATTTTAAGAATGTATTGGACAAACTGATTTTAACGAATCACAAGTACACTCAGCTTTTACCAACTTATTCCCAATATTTTCCACAAGCATTTTCACGTGACAAATAGGAACCATTGCGCAATCACAGTCAGTTGATAATGACTCTGATTTTTGCGAAACAACATCAGATATCAGTGCAGTGTCACTATTGCTAAAAGACATTGGAGCATCTTTAAATAACTTTCGTTTGAGTATGCTATGGTGTTTTGATTTAGGCCTAGAACCATTTTGAAGGGAGCAGTCATCTGTAAAAGTGTTAACAGTATCGTGAACTACATCTATCATAGGATTGGATTGTTTTAAGTAAATATGCTCTTCTTCACTAGCGTTAACTCCAAATTCGCACACCTCTGTTTTGCTTTCTTGTGTCATTACTGTTTTGTATTTGTCGTCAACTACGTATACTTCTGGTTTATACTGAccgtaataaatatttatattgtcATTAGATTCCTTttgatttatattatttatttgcattttGTCTATCACGTGAATATTTTCTGAATGTTGTTCTATTGAATTGACTtctaaagatattttattaggaAAGTTCTTGAGTATGTAAGAAACATTTTCGACTACACTTTGTTTTTGTgtaaatgttttaaatatatcatttgttCTTAACCACTCAGTGTTTAATGGAACTCTTGATTTTGTGCAGACACAACCTAAGTTATGGTCACAGGAACAATCTATTGTACATCCAATGTTTGCCAAAAATGGTTCGTCAATTTTGTTGTCGTTGTTCACAACGTGAATATTTTTATCATCCCCAAATTGGTCGTTTGAGACAACATTTGCCTTGGAATCGTTTTTAATAATCATGTTACTTGATGACATCACTATAGGTAACAATGTGATGTCTCTTTTTTGAAAAGGTGTCATTTCTTTAGTATGTTCATTATTTAGCCTATCAGGATGGAAATCATAGTCATCATTATCTTGTTGGTTGGAGCTAGGCTTGAAATCATCACATTCACTTTTAATGTAATTATCTATAACAAGCTCAGTTAAGTCTAATGTTTGTACTTCAGAATACccactatatatttttaatgcaTCGCATGACTTGGTTTCAACTGAATGACGAAGCAATACTTGAGCTGATTTATTGTGCGGAATCGAACCGTTTGTGTAATGAACTAAATTGGATTCAATTACGGATATAGGCACATTTCTTTGGTCAATGGCATTCGAGATTATATcctgtttttttaaatcaatagcGTTATATTGAGATTCATGCGATATATGCGAATCCCGTTTACTGGTGGTGTCTAAAGACGTGTCATTACACTTGCATACATTTTTGAGTCGTTGTAAATCATTTTCAATTAAGCAACTTATTTCACTTAGGACACGTTTCACCAAATTTTCATCTCGTCTATATTCCACCGAACTACAGATACATTTAACATGTTctattttagtttttaaataTTCATGTAATAAACCATATGCTCTGTTCCAGCTCCCGCCGCTGTGACGGTTATTTCTTCCACATTTACAAGACAAATTGTTCGCACTTTCTAGAATAAGTTTTTTAACTTTCAGTATAGTATCACCCAACATAGTTTTTTGATCAGCCATAGGTATGCAAGAAGATTTACAAGCTGAACGCTTAAATTCATCTAATTTGCTTTTTAAATGTTCTTCCAACAACTGAAAAGCATTTACTTCCAAGTCATTTGAATTGTCTGATTTAGTTAACGGACAACATATGCAAGGTTCATCAAGATTAAAGACATTATTGCCACTATATTGAATTTCTACGGACTTATCTTGATGCAAAGTCTTGATCTGTTTTCGTGGATAGACGCACTGATTGTGAACGTGTAACACATTCAGTGCTTTAATTCGATTAATAGCATATTTAGTTTTACGTATATCTCTGTTAGTACCAAACTTAACAAGTTTCTCGTCAGATTTATTATGATTGTTTCCTCGTTTATCCTCCAAAAACATTCCTCGATGGTTTCTTTTACTTCTATGGTTTCTTgtcttttttacattttgcttcagtaaaatatttagttttgCTTTGTCTAATGCAACGCCTAAAAATTGAATGTAATTTTGGCACTTATTACCGGAAGGAAACTTAGCGACATCGCCAATTTCTTTGGTTAGTTTTTGATTGTTTAATGTACCTAAATTActtgtgtttgtttgttcgcAGTTTATTACATTATTTTCGTTTTTAACCAACGAACGTTCGGGTATTGTATTTGCAAGTGTAGCTCCTAAACATTGAATACATTTCTCCCCACTTTGTCGCGCTACTGCAGAACGTTCCACAATAGATGTTACAGGTAACTTTGTTtccatattttcatttttgttGATTGAAGTAACGATTCCAGTACAGTCAAgaattaatttgttttttattttatggaaGTTTTCAATCGAAGTTGTATCGAAATCTCTTTTAACAGGTGCAGATTTGACAGAAGGCATGATGTGTAATGGACGATTAGTGTTTGACTTGATGGTTTTTACATTATCATCGCAATGATGCAAATGATCATTTGAATTTATAGCAAGCAATTTTGGCTGATTTAATGGCACCTGGTTaggtaaaaatattttaggaaacTCAACTTCTTCATCAAGagtttttttactctcttttagTGAATTAAGTTTATTGTAGTGTTGTCGTGTTTCTGCACATTCTTCAAAAGTGGTTTTACTGTTTTTACAATCAGTTCGGTCAGGTTTGTTACTGATATCTTgtagaatatttataatactagAATGAGTAATTTTAAACAAAGAATCTGTGTTAATTACTTCTTGGATCGTACAATCTTGTGATTCAACTAAATTATCTTTCCATTTCGTTAAAACACTGACTAGCCTATTAATAGACGTATTTGACGGTGTTTTGTGTAAGCAAGGGCATTTTTCATTACACGGAGAGGAAGCAGTCCTGTCACTCTCTTGAAAACTATCCTTCCTGAAATTCATTAAATTTGTAACACTTTCATGACTGTAAGTCAGTTCCGATTCcatatttaagttttttggAGGTTTATTAGGACTAGGTTCGGTTTTATTATCGTATAAGCACATGTTAACTGCATATTGATGGGGCTCTCTAAAAAATTTGTTAGGACCGTTTACAGCTTCTACATGTGGATTAGCTTTGCTCGTATAGGATTTAAGATTCTTTCCAGTGTTGTTGATGGGTCTTCGAGGTGTAGCAAGTTTAGAAGTATTgcttttatttttcaatatCGATACTGGCCTTCGATTATCAAGATCTTTTCTTCCGAATTTGTCTGTTGGATTTTTTGATAGCGCCGCAACATGCGAGTCCTGAAAAACACAATTTCATATGCAACGTATATTTATACGTACGTACGCCCTTGTGTCCAATACCATGAGACACCGTAAAAAAATCGATATTCGACGATTACTACttacattaatattttaaacctcagtgggctatttcaccatagtgacatctacacttgacactgacaattctgtgcctatttctggattcataagtaacattattacccagcgtcaatatttccttgttccatgaatgaacggcgaagtgtcactgtcgggcgacaataggctagtttcctatcattaaaataaaatattttatgcagtgcacgaaataaagcaccacataattagaagaaaaatatggacagtgattatgcttaaatataatttctattttataagtcaaagagaaagatataaagtaaatgaattgaccgtgacgtcactcctcagtatttcatagtaattccattagcaaatcgttttaac
This genomic stretch from Leguminivora glycinivorella isolate SPB_JAAS2020 chromosome Z, LegGlyc_1.1, whole genome shotgun sequence harbors:
- the LOC125241723 gene encoding uncharacterized protein LOC125241723 translates to MAGVHQAILEMCARACTRVQLAENAARLTAQLADQQCKCSQLDRNLAWKEEHERSKQRTLEDEAEVAKVLTHEAECAQRAELEALRKQVEQASQDLLEEDSRTAVLKHRDEAEAAKVLTHEAECAQRAELEALRKQVEQASQDLLEEDSRTAVLKYRDEAEAAKVLTHEAECAQRAELEALRKQVEQASQDLLEEDSRTAVLKHRDEAEAAKVLTHEAECAQRAELEALRKQVEQASQDLLEEDSRTAVLKHRIEDYMQEKNEMIEDLEACQTKCEGRMGGLVKDLKCKRDKLIQLEDEVMQCLCKEPVEKAVEVKRTPSLAAMCKCSPSDTIEWVGECCADMKKPAVSRDSKHSMRWQEHDLEMKAQKLANELAEKMFREKAKELAKLAQEELKTSRPPCECDLNDKAQYSAIYQCLVPPYSNSNFNGMKNGTLAGAPTQAQRKNNPIPQMAQIRSPKKDSHVAALSKNPTDKFGRKDLDNRRPVSILKNKSNTSKLATPRRPINNTGKNLKSYTSKANPHVEAVNGPNKFFREPHQYAVNMCLYDNKTEPSPNKPPKNLNMESELTYSHESVPLNQPKLLAINSNDHLHHCDDNVKTIKSNTNRPLHIMPSVKSAPVKRDFDTTSIENFHKIKNKLILDCTGIVTSINKNENMETKLPVTSIVERSAVARQSGEKCIQCLGATLANTIPERSLVKNENNVINCEQTNTSNLGTLNNQKLTKEIGDVAKFPSGNKCQNYIQFLGVALDKAKLNILLKQNVKKTRNHRSKRNHRGMFLEDKRGNNHNKSDEKLVKFGTNRDIRKTKYAINRIKALNVLHVHNQCVYPRKQIKTLHQDKSVEIQYSGNNVFNLDEPCICCPLTKSDNSNDLEVNAFQLLEEHLKSKLDEFKRSACKSSCIPMADQKTMLGDTILKVKKLILESANNLSCKCGRNNRHSGGSWNRAYGLLHEYLKTKIEHVKCICSSVEYRRDENLVKRVLSEISCLIENDLQRLKNVCKCNDTSLDTTSKRDSHISHESQYNAIDLKKQDIISNAIDQRNVPISVIESNLVHYTNGSIPHNKSAQVLLRHSVETKSCDALKIYSGYSEVQTLDLTELVIDNYIKSECDDFKPSSNQQDNDDYDFHPDRLNNEHTKEMTPFQKRDITLLPIVMSSSNMIIKNDSKANVVSNDQFGDDKNIHVVNNDNKIDEPFLANIGCTIDCSCDHNLGCVCTKSRVPLNTEWLRTNDIFKTFTQKQSVVENVSYILKNFPNKISLEVNSIEQHSENIHVIDKMQINNINQKESNDNINIYYGQYKPEVYVVDDKYKTVMTQESKTEVCEFGVNASEEEHIYLKQSNPMIDVVHDTVNTFTDDCSLQNGSRPKSKHHSILKRKLFKDAPMSFSNSDTALISDVVSQKSESLSTDCDCAMVPICHVKMLVENIGNKLVKAEWEENVHTSLMNPEPGTECFFGDFSDSRIFAFARGWGGSTL